One window from the genome of Desulfovibrio intestinalis encodes:
- a CDS encoding non-ribosomal peptide synthetase — MECSQKSNATTPIYADVRRTVQNMLMGAAEFTDNDNLIGLGLDSMKIMRLVNNWRKAGSSVTFAELMASPCLKDWMPLLEKKSSGRSNQRISAAAQEQALSADPFPLTDVQYAYWVGRRDNQLLGGVGCHAYLELDGSNIDPRRLEQAWHSVIDRHPMLRAHFLEDGTQKIPSAYTPPKLEVLNIRHLSSQEADDQMLAIRSALSHRRLQVEAGEVMGITLSLLPQNATRIHLDVDLLVADLQSLYNILRDLSFAYSGKPLPAAQNWSFAAYLEHEKTHRANERTIAEKYWKQRVDSLPHAPRLPMKKNPRDIERPLFVRRSHRLDRKHWQRVEQNALRRGITPAMALLTIYVDTLERWSSESRFFVNMPLFNRQPYGAGIDAMVADFTNILLLTVEHTDLPFWERAKAIQTRFHEDAAHAAYSGVRVLRDLARNGAAESDTPQVVFACTLGMRLVDKQCSETLGKLGYMISQTPQVSLDFQVHDIENEILFAMDAIEELFPEGMLDALFSAYMQRLMAILEDDEDSLNKDIPIPLHTPHAPAEAQPVEDISNHLHASFFAQAKRHGERAALLDGTSGATVSYEALAQQALRIAALLQKNGVSPGDSVAVTLPRGVDQVAAVLGVLASGACYVPISPRQPVSRMEYMHRKADVRFVLTTAGLAAGQKWPGTATLLDVAESATVKPLPHPEYAGSGTLAYIIFTSGSTGMPKGVAIEHAAAWNTVQAVNSQANVTEHDRVLAVSALEFDLSVYDIFGVLGAGGQVVLVPDEAWRDAAVWHAIILRHRVTIWNSVPILLDMLLTAAEDAPQSGQLPLRVSMLSGDRIPLDLPEKLWNRAPQCLFVAMGGATEAAIWSNIFHVTSVPPAHWTSIPYGNPLPSQRYRVVDQRGRDCPPWRPGELWIGGAGVARGYVGDADLTAQRFINLDGQRWYRTGDLGRYWPDGTIEFLGRMDFQLKIRGHRIEPGEIEAALLRHPNILQAAVTAVNNEHGTRRLVAYVAQSENTASGDLAEFLLQNLPEYMVPEIYVALDKLPLNANGKVDRKALPAVDPSAQADRASGDEPQSLLQQKLAAIWQQELGQNRVGIHDNFFQSGGDSLLATRMVSRIHRDLGLTLPLDKLFLAPTIAQIATHLEHAAHARKEEQNNTALPAIVPDPASRHKAFPLTDIQHAYWIGRMGTYELGHVSSHIFFEFDSTELDIPRLETACQKVVARHDMLRAVFLSESGQRVLETVPGYRINVRDMRSAASDMAEAELKRTRTVMSCQMLSVDTWPLFDIRAIIYQGPDGTHTRLFLDFDALIADAWSFFLLVEEWMAFYDNPGLKLPGLELTFRDYVLAESAIAQTEQYHRDREYWLAKVDTLPPAPALPLACQPSKLDNPGFVRKSQVLESRQWFRIKENAAQAGVTPSGLLISAYAEILGMWSQNSRFTLNLTQFNRLPMHQQVDAIVGDFTSLVLLAVDSNSAPTFAGRARELQRQLWEDMDHKLFNGVQVLREKTRRAGGRMEGMPVVFTGAVKTGSSEKSATALKRLGDMVSGCAQTPQVWLDHQTYEQDGALVLNWDAVKGLFPEGMIDHMFQVYINLLHALADEKTWELAAPAALPESQQHIRKAFNHTTEVQQEATLLELFKQQLALHQQDMALVSGTRTLSYSDLNQLARAAACEAMQKGLRPRTLAAVVMEKGWEQVVACLAIFMSGAAYLPLAPDTPEERLHWILRDSEVGVVFTQSSVAARIHWPDNIKTISVDALDAADDRDDMEELPPQPADLAYVIYTSGSTGRPKGVMIDHRGAANTILDINDRFNVGATDRILALSALQFDLSVYDIFGMLACGGALVMPDPQSLKEPGHWLRLIHEHHVTLWNSVPALMHMLATHMTDTSETLPAALRLALLSGDWIPTDLPENLKKLAPSLHLVSLGGATEASIWSVAHYPVEAPGENWASIPYGRPLKNQRLYVLDAQMRQRPDWVSGHLYIGGIGLALGYWHDETKTANAFVTHPHTGERLYRTGDMARHRPEGVLEFLGRDDFQVKIQGHRIELGEIEACLLRHPSVREAVTVVAGEGETRRLVCFVVPHTDGLSDEPELLTFLQRSVPAYMLPSAIIPVDSLPLTGNGKVDRTALAAKAGAHKPAKDPHTIALPRNDLELQIAAMWAETLAREHVGRNENFFETGGNSLLAVRLTNRLREHFSKDLPVITVFEFPTVAAQANLLAAGRQEHTPTADTRGDKRRNTVQMLRDRRQTR; from the coding sequence ATGGAGTGCAGCCAGAAATCTAACGCGACAACGCCCATATATGCCGATGTGCGTCGGACGGTACAGAACATGCTCATGGGCGCAGCGGAATTTACAGACAATGACAACCTCATTGGTCTGGGACTCGACTCCATGAAAATCATGCGGCTTGTCAACAACTGGCGCAAGGCCGGGTCGAGCGTCACCTTTGCAGAACTTATGGCCTCCCCCTGCCTCAAAGACTGGATGCCCCTTCTCGAGAAAAAATCTTCCGGGCGCTCAAACCAGCGGATATCCGCTGCCGCCCAGGAACAAGCCCTGTCGGCAGATCCCTTTCCCCTGACTGACGTGCAATATGCCTACTGGGTTGGACGCAGGGACAATCAGCTGCTGGGCGGTGTTGGCTGCCACGCCTATCTGGAACTTGACGGCAGCAACATTGACCCGCGCCGTCTGGAGCAGGCATGGCATAGTGTGATAGACCGCCATCCCATGCTTCGTGCTCACTTTCTGGAAGACGGCACACAAAAAATTCCTTCTGCTTACACGCCGCCCAAACTGGAAGTTCTGAATATCAGACACCTCTCTTCTCAAGAAGCTGATGACCAGATGCTGGCTATTAGAAGTGCGCTCTCGCATCGCCGGCTCCAGGTAGAAGCAGGCGAGGTTATGGGCATCACCCTGAGCCTGCTGCCCCAAAATGCTACACGCATTCATCTGGATGTGGACCTCTTGGTAGCAGACCTGCAAAGCCTGTATAATATTTTGCGCGACCTTTCTTTTGCATATAGCGGCAAGCCCCTGCCAGCCGCACAAAACTGGAGTTTTGCCGCATATCTTGAGCACGAGAAAACACACCGTGCCAATGAGCGAACCATTGCGGAAAAATACTGGAAGCAGCGGGTAGACAGCCTGCCTCACGCCCCCCGGCTGCCAATGAAAAAAAATCCGCGGGATATCGAGCGCCCCCTCTTTGTACGCAGAAGCCACCGCCTCGACCGGAAGCACTGGCAACGTGTGGAGCAAAACGCCCTGCGCCGGGGCATTACACCAGCTATGGCTCTGCTGACCATCTATGTTGACACTCTGGAGCGATGGAGCAGCGAGTCACGCTTCTTTGTGAACATGCCCCTGTTCAATCGGCAACCCTACGGTGCAGGCATTGATGCTATGGTGGCCGACTTCACCAATATTCTTCTTCTGACAGTCGAACATACAGATCTGCCCTTTTGGGAAAGAGCAAAAGCCATTCAGACGCGCTTTCATGAAGATGCTGCACACGCAGCCTATTCCGGAGTGCGAGTACTGCGTGATCTGGCCAGAAACGGCGCTGCCGAAAGCGATACGCCCCAGGTGGTTTTTGCCTGCACTCTGGGAATGCGGCTGGTGGACAAGCAGTGCAGCGAAACCCTGGGCAAGCTGGGATATATGATATCTCAAACACCGCAGGTAAGCCTTGATTTTCAAGTTCATGATATTGAAAATGAAATTCTTTTTGCAATGGACGCCATTGAGGAGCTTTTCCCCGAGGGCATGCTTGATGCCTTGTTTTCCGCGTACATGCAAAGGCTGATGGCCATACTTGAAGATGATGAAGACAGTCTGAACAAAGACATCCCCATCCCATTGCATACACCGCATGCCCCTGCTGAAGCGCAGCCCGTAGAGGACATTTCAAACCATCTGCACGCCAGTTTTTTTGCTCAGGCAAAAAGGCACGGCGAGCGAGCGGCGCTTCTGGACGGAACGTCCGGAGCCACAGTGAGTTATGAAGCGCTCGCCCAGCAGGCTTTGCGCATTGCAGCCCTGCTGCAAAAAAACGGCGTCAGCCCCGGTGATTCAGTAGCGGTAACCTTGCCGCGCGGCGTGGATCAGGTGGCGGCAGTGCTTGGCGTGCTCGCAAGCGGGGCATGCTATGTGCCCATAAGTCCGCGCCAGCCCGTATCACGCATGGAATATATGCACCGCAAGGCCGATGTGCGCTTTGTTCTGACCACGGCGGGGCTGGCGGCCGGGCAGAAATGGCCCGGCACTGCCACCCTTCTGGATGTGGCCGAAAGCGCAACCGTGAAGCCACTTCCGCATCCAGAATACGCAGGAAGCGGCACGCTTGCCTATATAATCTTTACCTCTGGCTCCACTGGCATGCCCAAGGGCGTCGCCATAGAGCACGCGGCAGCCTGGAATACCGTGCAAGCGGTAAACAGTCAGGCGAATGTGACGGAACATGACCGGGTGCTTGCCGTATCCGCGCTGGAATTCGACCTGTCAGTTTATGACATTTTTGGCGTGCTCGGAGCCGGGGGCCAGGTTGTACTGGTGCCGGATGAAGCATGGCGCGACGCTGCCGTATGGCATGCCATAATACTGCGTCACCGTGTAACCATTTGGAATTCTGTTCCCATCCTGCTGGACATGCTGCTGACAGCAGCTGAGGACGCCCCGCAGTCGGGCCAGCTTCCCCTGCGCGTGAGCATGCTCTCTGGCGACAGAATCCCGCTGGATCTGCCGGAAAAGCTCTGGAATCGCGCGCCCCAATGCCTATTTGTGGCAATGGGCGGAGCAACAGAAGCCGCCATCTGGTCAAATATCTTTCATGTTACGTCTGTGCCGCCAGCACACTGGACTTCCATTCCTTACGGCAACCCTTTGCCCAGCCAGCGCTACCGGGTTGTGGACCAGCGGGGCCGCGACTGCCCCCCCTGGCGGCCCGGCGAACTGTGGATTGGCGGCGCTGGCGTAGCCCGAGGCTACGTTGGTGATGCAGACCTTACGGCACAGCGCTTTATCAATCTTGACGGGCAACGGTGGTACCGCACAGGCGATCTTGGCCGTTACTGGCCTGACGGCACCATAGAATTTCTCGGCCGCATGGATTTTCAACTGAAAATCAGGGGCCACCGCATTGAACCGGGTGAAATAGAAGCCGCGCTGCTGCGTCACCCGAACATCCTGCAAGCAGCGGTAACCGCCGTAAATAATGAGCACGGAACACGCCGCCTTGTAGCTTATGTGGCCCAGAGTGAAAACACGGCTTCGGGCGATCTGGCAGAATTTCTGCTGCAAAATCTGCCGGAGTATATGGTTCCTGAAATCTATGTTGCCCTGGACAAGCTGCCCCTCAACGCCAATGGCAAGGTTGACCGCAAGGCTCTGCCAGCGGTTGATCCGTCAGCGCAGGCAGACCGTGCTTCCGGTGATGAGCCCCAGTCCTTGCTGCAACAGAAACTGGCGGCTATCTGGCAGCAGGAGCTGGGGCAGAACAGGGTCGGCATACACGACAATTTTTTCCAGAGTGGCGGCGATTCCCTGCTGGCGACCCGCATGGTGTCGCGCATCCACCGTGATCTGGGGCTAACGCTGCCTCTGGACAAACTTTTTCTCGCCCCCACCATTGCCCAGATTGCCACGCATCTGGAGCATGCGGCACATGCGCGAAAAGAAGAACAAAACAACACCGCCCTTCCCGCCATCGTGCCTGACCCCGCCTCCCGTCATAAGGCATTTCCCCTTACCGACATTCAGCATGCTTACTGGATCGGCCGCATGGGCACATACGAACTTGGGCACGTCTCCAGCCATATCTTTTTTGAATTTGACAGTACGGAACTGGATATCCCCCGGCTTGAAACAGCATGCCAAAAGGTTGTCGCCCGGCACGACATGCTGCGCGCCGTCTTTTTATCTGAAAGTGGACAACGTGTTCTTGAAACGGTTCCGGGCTACCGCATAAACGTTCGCGACATGCGTTCTGCGGCCAGTGATATGGCAGAAGCAGAACTGAAGCGCACACGAACGGTCATGTCCTGCCAGATGCTTTCTGTGGATACCTGGCCCCTCTTCGACATACGGGCCATCATATATCAAGGGCCTGACGGCACGCACACCAGGCTGTTTCTGGATTTTGACGCGCTCATTGCCGATGCCTGGAGTTTCTTTTTGCTGGTTGAGGAGTGGATGGCCTTTTATGACAACCCCGGCCTCAAACTCCCCGGCCTTGAACTGACCTTTCGTGATTATGTGCTGGCGGAAAGCGCCATTGCGCAGACGGAACAGTACCATCGGGATCGAGAATACTGGCTGGCCAAGGTAGACACACTTCCTCCGGCTCCCGCCCTGCCCCTTGCCTGCCAGCCCTCGAAGCTGGACAACCCAGGCTTTGTCAGAAAAAGCCAGGTGCTTGAAAGCCGCCAGTGGTTCCGCATCAAAGAAAACGCCGCACAGGCTGGCGTGACCCCATCCGGCCTGCTCATCAGCGCCTATGCCGAAATTCTTGGCATGTGGAGCCAGAACAGCCGCTTCACCCTGAATCTTACCCAGTTTAACCGCCTGCCCATGCACCAGCAGGTGGACGCCATTGTGGGAGATTTTACATCCCTGGTTTTACTTGCTGTCGACAGCAATAGCGCGCCCACTTTTGCTGGCAGGGCCCGCGAACTGCAAAGGCAGTTGTGGGAAGATATGGACCACAAGCTGTTCAACGGCGTTCAGGTTTTGCGCGAAAAAACGCGGCGCGCGGGCGGCCGCATGGAAGGCATGCCAGTTGTCTTTACCGGGGCCGTTAAAACGGGATCGTCCGAAAAAAGCGCAACGGCCCTGAAACGGTTGGGCGATATGGTCTCCGGCTGCGCCCAGACGCCGCAAGTATGGCTGGACCACCAGACCTACGAACAGGACGGCGCTCTGGTGCTGAACTGGGACGCCGTTAAGGGGCTTTTTCCTGAAGGGATGATCGACCACATGTTCCAGGTCTATATCAATCTGCTGCACGCGCTTGCCGATGAAAAAACCTGGGAACTGGCAGCGCCTGCGGCTTTGCCCGAAAGCCAGCAACACATCCGCAAAGCATTCAACCACACGACCGAAGTGCAGCAGGAAGCGACGCTTCTGGAACTCTTCAAACAGCAGCTTGCCCTGCATCAGCAGGATATGGCGCTTGTCAGCGGTACGCGAACCCTCAGCTACAGTGATCTGAACCAGCTTGCACGGGCCGCGGCATGCGAGGCCATGCAGAAGGGGCTGCGGCCCCGTACTCTGGCGGCTGTGGTTATGGAAAAAGGCTGGGAACAGGTTGTGGCCTGCCTTGCCATATTCATGTCCGGCGCGGCGTACCTGCCGTTGGCCCCTGATACTCCCGAAGAAAGACTGCACTGGATTTTACGCGACAGTGAGGTTGGCGTCGTCTTTACACAATCTTCTGTAGCCGCGCGTATACACTGGCCTGACAACATCAAGACCATTTCCGTGGACGCGCTGGACGCCGCCGATGATCGCGACGATATGGAAGAACTGCCGCCGCAGCCCGCTGATCTGGCCTATGTCATATACACTTCCGGCTCAACCGGCAGACCCAAAGGGGTAATGATCGATCACAGGGGTGCTGCCAACACCATTCTGGACATCAATGACCGCTTCAATGTGGGGGCCACCGACAGGATTCTCGCTCTTTCCGCCCTTCAGTTTGACCTGTCCGTATATGACATTTTCGGCATGCTTGCCTGCGGCGGCGCGCTTGTCATGCCCGATCCGCAGAGCCTTAAAGAGCCGGGCCACTGGTTACGCCTGATACACGAGCATCATGTGACACTGTGGAATTCTGTGCCAGCGCTCATGCATATGCTGGCAACACACATGACGGACACAAGCGAAACGCTGCCAGCCGCCCTGCGCCTTGCCCTGTTGAGCGGTGACTGGATCCCCACAGATCTGCCGGAAAATTTGAAAAAACTGGCTCCGTCCCTGCATCTGGTCAGCCTTGGAGGCGCTACAGAGGCCTCTATCTGGTCAGTGGCGCATTACCCGGTGGAAGCCCCCGGCGAGAACTGGGCCAGCATCCCCTATGGCCGCCCCCTGAAAAACCAGCGCCTGTATGTGCTTGATGCACAAATGAGGCAACGCCCGGACTGGGTTTCCGGCCATCTCTACATCGGCGGTATCGGGCTTGCTCTGGGCTACTGGCACGACGAGACCAAAACCGCCAATGCCTTTGTTACCCATCCGCATACGGGCGAACGCCTCTACAGAACAGGCGACATGGCAAGACACCGCCCCGAAGGAGTACTGGAGTTTCTGGGCCGGGATGATTTTCAGGTGAAAATCCAGGGGCACCGGATTGAACTGGGTGAAATTGAAGCCTGCCTGCTGCGGCACCCCAGTGTACGCGAAGCCGTTACGGTGGTGGCCGGAGAAGGAGAAACCAGGCGCTTGGTATGCTTTGTAGTGCCGCACACGGATGGATTGAGCGACGAGCCGGAGCTGCTGACATTTTTACAGCGCAGCGTACCGGCCTACATGCTGCCCTCTGCCATTATTCCTGTGGACAGCCTGCCACTGACAGGCAACGGCAAGGTAGACCGCACTGCGCTTGCTGCCAAGGCAGGCGCCCACAAACCCGCAAAAGACCCGCACACTATCGCGTTGCCCCGCAATGATCTTGAACTGCAAATTGCCGCCATGTGGGCGGAAACGCTGGCGCGCGAGCATGTCGGCCGCAATGAGAATTTCTTTGAAACAGGCGGAAATTCGCTTCTGGCGGTACGGCTTACAAACCGGCTGCGCGAGCATTTTTCAAAAGATTTGCCAGTCATCACCGTTTTTGAATTTCCCACTGTAGCCGCTCAGGCCAATCTGCTGGCGGCAGGCAGACAGGAGCATACCCCAACCGCTGACACGAGGGGCGACAAACGGCGCAATACCGTTCAAATGCTGCGCGACAGACGCCAAACCCGATAG
- a CDS encoding (2,3-dihydroxybenzoyl)adenylate synthase, translating into MRVEHFNNWQVPVQQYVQKGYWHTKTLGQELKDWAKRYGEAVAIVDSNNRLTYRDLDTAADALASGFSLLGICRGDRVLLQLANKAEFVVCIFALFRLGAIPVLTMPASREADIDALCAHAKPVAYITTSTHLGFDYGPMQQRIGRKYPFIKHLISDDGRTPGTLALSDIRGTQPTDLDEPEYQDTALLLISGGTTGTPKLIPRRHTDYAYVARATAERCGMNHNSVYMAVLPAAHNFTLCCPGILGALSSGGRVVMCQSTSCDEAFELIESEKVTHTALVPSLLNLWLEAREWERADLSSLQLLQIGGAPLDPSVAARVTPVLGCRLQQVFGTAEGLICVTSPDDPPDVILNTQGRPVCADDELRFVDANDNDVPPGEEGELLVRGPYTIGGYYEAPEANSRAITRDGYYRTGDIARITPQGNLQIRGRIKDQINRNGEKIAAVEVENHLRAHPLVQDAAVVGTPDADLGERLCAWIIPANGQHLTLVQLYGFLEANGVPRHKFPDQLEHIEAWPVTSIGKINKRKLSEMSAPFHS; encoded by the coding sequence ATGAGGGTGGAGCATTTTAATAATTGGCAAGTTCCCGTGCAGCAGTATGTGCAAAAAGGCTACTGGCACACGAAAACCCTGGGCCAAGAGTTGAAGGACTGGGCCAAAAGATATGGAGAGGCCGTTGCCATTGTTGATAGCAACAATCGCCTGACATATCGTGATCTTGATACTGCCGCAGATGCACTGGCTTCGGGCTTTTCCCTTCTGGGAATTTGCCGTGGCGACAGGGTTTTGCTCCAACTCGCCAACAAGGCAGAATTTGTTGTCTGCATTTTCGCTCTGTTCCGTCTTGGGGCCATACCCGTTTTGACCATGCCTGCAAGCCGTGAGGCAGACATCGACGCCTTGTGCGCTCATGCTAAACCGGTCGCCTATATAACAACCAGCACGCACCTTGGCTTTGATTATGGGCCTATGCAGCAACGCATCGGGCGCAAGTATCCTTTTATCAAACACCTCATTTCTGACGATGGCCGCACACCCGGCACGCTCGCGCTTTCAGATATACGCGGCACACAGCCTACAGATCTCGACGAACCAGAGTATCAGGATACCGCACTGCTGCTTATCTCTGGGGGAACAACAGGCACACCCAAGCTTATACCCCGACGACATACGGATTACGCCTACGTTGCGCGCGCCACTGCCGAACGTTGCGGCATGAACCACAACAGCGTCTATATGGCGGTTTTACCCGCAGCGCACAACTTTACGCTCTGTTGCCCAGGAATACTGGGCGCGCTGAGTTCGGGCGGGCGCGTGGTCATGTGCCAATCAACAAGCTGCGACGAAGCTTTTGAACTTATTGAAAGCGAAAAAGTAACTCACACTGCCCTTGTGCCCTCTCTGCTGAACCTGTGGCTTGAGGCGCGTGAGTGGGAACGGGCTGACCTTTCAAGTCTTCAGCTCTTGCAGATTGGCGGCGCTCCGCTGGATCCCTCTGTGGCAGCCAGGGTGACGCCTGTTCTGGGGTGCCGTCTGCAACAGGTATTCGGCACGGCCGAAGGCCTGATTTGCGTAACTTCGCCAGATGATCCGCCAGACGTCATCCTGAATACCCAGGGCCGCCCTGTTTGCGCTGATGACGAACTCCGTTTTGTCGATGCCAATGACAATGACGTGCCCCCCGGTGAAGAAGGCGAGCTTCTGGTGCGCGGCCCGTACACCATAGGCGGATATTACGAAGCCCCTGAAGCAAACTCCCGCGCCATAACCAGAGACGGATACTACCGCACTGGCGACATCGCCAGAATAACGCCACAGGGGAATTTACAGATCCGCGGCAGAATCAAGGATCAGATCAACAGAAATGGAGAAAAAATCGCTGCCGTGGAGGTAGAGAATCATCTGCGCGCACACCCCCTGGTTCAGGATGCCGCCGTTGTGGGCACCCCTGACGCGGACCTCGGCGAGCGCCTTTGTGCATGGATCATTCCCGCAAACGGGCAGCACCTCACCCTGGTGCAGCTATACGGCTTTTTAGAGGCCAATGGCGTTCCCCGCCATAAATTCCCGGATCAGCTTGAACACATAGAGGCGTGGCCCGTCACCAGCATTGGCAAAATCAACAAACGCAAACTTTCGGAGATGTCAGCGCCGTTCCATTCCTGA
- a CDS encoding tyrosine-type recombinase/integrase has translation MAASKRNGTKYPGIFYREVKRVGGPGVEKVYYAVYRRDGKLIETKVGRQYADDMTPARAAGIRAELLEGKRLSRKEVRDVAKAEASREVWTIESLWKEYKCRNPGLKGIVTDQNRFQLHLSSVAALQPQEISSTVVDNIRLGLTQRGRKPGTVRNVIELLRRIISFGVKKGLVAPDLVKVHFEMPRLNNERTEDLSPIQLASLLHAIETTKYRKAGSMMLLALYTGMRRGEMFNLKWEHIDWARSFINLVGKDDGLGAKSGQSERIPLNEMAREVLTSISRGSSEYVFPGKGGGKLVDIRKQADALKKEANLPADFRPFHGLRHVYASMLASSGKVSMYELQKLMTHKSPAMTQRYAHLRDDALIKASEVAKDVISEIMNVQSKVQKVKD, from the coding sequence ATGGCTGCATCAAAACGAAATGGTACAAAATATCCTGGGATTTTTTATCGAGAAGTAAAGCGTGTTGGCGGGCCCGGCGTTGAAAAGGTTTACTACGCTGTATATCGGCGCGATGGAAAACTAATTGAAACAAAGGTAGGTCGCCAGTATGCAGACGATATGACCCCTGCACGTGCAGCGGGTATCAGAGCAGAACTTCTAGAGGGTAAACGTCTATCTAGAAAAGAAGTCCGAGACGTTGCCAAAGCCGAAGCATCTCGGGAGGTGTGGACAATCGAGTCTTTATGGAAAGAATATAAGTGTCGTAATCCTGGCCTTAAGGGCATAGTTACAGACCAAAATCGATTTCAACTTCACTTGTCCTCTGTGGCAGCTTTGCAGCCACAGGAAATATCTTCTACTGTGGTGGACAATATTCGGTTGGGATTAACGCAGCGTGGCCGCAAGCCAGGAACAGTCAGAAATGTTATCGAACTGCTGCGCCGAATTATTTCATTTGGGGTGAAGAAAGGATTAGTCGCGCCAGATCTGGTAAAAGTTCACTTTGAGATGCCACGGTTAAATAACGAGCGTACTGAAGATTTGTCCCCAATTCAGTTGGCATCACTTCTCCATGCAATTGAGACTACTAAGTATAGAAAAGCGGGAAGTATGATGCTGCTAGCTCTTTATACAGGTATGCGCAGGGGGGAGATGTTTAATCTTAAATGGGAGCACATTGATTGGGCAAGAAGTTTTATTAATCTTGTAGGAAAAGATGACGGGCTTGGAGCGAAATCTGGTCAGTCTGAGCGCATCCCTCTCAATGAAATGGCACGTGAAGTTTTAACTTCAATTTCAAGAGGATCTAGCGAGTATGTCTTTCCAGGCAAAGGAGGAGGTAAGCTTGTTGACATTCGTAAGCAAGCAGATGCACTAAAAAAAGAAGCAAATTTACCTGCAGATTTTCGTCCTTTTCATGGGCTTCGCCATGTATATGCCAGTATGCTGGCAAGTTCAGGAAAGGTAAGCATGTATGAACTCCAGAAACTTATGACACACAAGAGTCCCGCAATGACCCAGAGATATGCTCATTTGAGAGATGATGCATTGATTAAAGCGTCTGAAGTCGCAAAAGATGTCATTTCTGAGATCATGAACGTTCAGAGCAAAGTGCAAAAAGTAAAAGATTAG
- a CDS encoding cobaltochelatase CobT-related protein, whose amino-acid sequence MIRTKDVLNCLPLVASILGDRYGVQVRIGGKDACTDGKIIYLPALPMDCEPEVLALAKGFCDHEAAHIRHTDFSVLKVANLDPITFNLFNCLEDWRVEKKLSAIFPGCRQNLNWLIRRFFVEKAEPRAGDDSPALAVMEYVLLTVRSWDVDEVNIPRRLSAEIIVQNFRGLKEALDGVLVKVRIHCPDTATTIGYARQLANCIRKWKPELQATRKGGTSATSDNSSEKQRRSQVDCATQPGQTDLSDCVSQSLQKESRNKRALLAELFKADAHALPQNLGEALATQLTLQQENSSTSHLSVAIEGFRQVLPLSEEHRNNALRASSALRTRLQGLLQAQTRQICHIGRKGTLHPRSLYKLHVGNSRVFQSLSEQTGLNTAVHILLDVSGSMAGAPITLAKQACYAIAKALAGIKGVNPAVTAFPATTAPNSVVSLVRHGQAVSENFEIGASGGTPLAAALWWIMQTMLPLKENRKIILIIADGTSDNPQASKDALAMALKLGFEVYGLGIRDESIASLLPRTSQTIKELPDLAPVMFGLLQRVLLEGGRNG is encoded by the coding sequence ATGATACGCACAAAAGACGTACTTAACTGCCTGCCCCTTGTGGCGTCCATTCTGGGCGACCGCTATGGGGTACAGGTACGCATTGGCGGCAAGGATGCCTGCACCGATGGCAAAATAATCTATTTACCTGCCTTGCCTATGGATTGTGAACCGGAAGTATTGGCGCTAGCCAAGGGATTCTGCGACCACGAGGCGGCTCATATAAGGCACACGGATTTCAGCGTACTGAAGGTCGCAAACCTCGATCCCATAACCTTCAATCTCTTCAACTGCCTCGAAGATTGGAGAGTCGAAAAAAAGCTGTCTGCCATTTTTCCTGGTTGTCGGCAAAACCTGAACTGGTTGATACGACGATTCTTTGTGGAAAAGGCAGAGCCAAGGGCCGGGGATGATTCCCCGGCCCTTGCTGTTATGGAGTATGTGCTGCTGACCGTGCGGTCATGGGACGTGGATGAAGTCAACATTCCCCGCAGATTGTCAGCGGAAATTATTGTCCAGAACTTTAGAGGGTTGAAAGAAGCGTTGGATGGCGTTCTGGTAAAAGTACGTATCCACTGCCCTGATACCGCAACCACCATAGGCTATGCGCGCCAGTTGGCAAACTGTATCCGGAAATGGAAACCAGAACTGCAGGCAACTCGAAAGGGGGGTACGTCTGCAACATCAGATAATAGCAGCGAGAAGCAGCGACGTAGCCAGGTCGATTGCGCAACTCAACCAGGGCAGACAGATTTATCGGATTGCGTTTCTCAATCACTGCAGAAAGAGAGCAGAAATAAAAGAGCCTTGCTCGCGGAGTTGTTCAAGGCAGATGCCCATGCGTTGCCTCAAAACCTGGGGGAAGCACTGGCCACACAGCTCACGCTTCAGCAAGAAAACTCAAGCACAAGTCATCTGTCGGTAGCGATTGAGGGTTTCAGGCAGGTGCTGCCACTATCGGAAGAACATAGAAATAATGCTCTCCGGGCCAGCAGCGCCCTGCGTACACGCCTTCAAGGTCTGCTGCAGGCACAGACCCGACAAATCTGCCATATCGGCAGAAAGGGAACCTTGCATCCAAGATCACTTTATAAGCTACACGTGGGCAACTCCCGTGTATTTCAATCCCTGTCCGAACAAACGGGTCTTAATACCGCCGTGCACATTCTGCTGGATGTCAGCGGCAGTATGGCAGGCGCTCCCATCACACTCGCAAAGCAGGCTTGCTATGCCATAGCCAAGGCCTTGGCAGGCATCAAGGGAGTTAACCCGGCAGTGACGGCATTTCCGGCGACAACAGCGCCAAACTCCGTTGTTTCTTTGGTTCGACACGGGCAAGCAGTTTCGGAGAATTTTGAAATCGGAGCTTCAGGAGGAACCCCTTTGGCTGCTGCCCTCTGGTGGATCATGCAGACCATGTTGCCCTTAAAGGAAAATCGAAAAATTATCCTGATTATTGCAGACGGAACGTCAGATAATCCTCAGGCAAGTAAGGACGCTTTAGCAATGGCGCTAAAGCTGGGATTTGAAGTTTATGGCCTTGGGATTCGGGACGAGAGTATTGCCAGCTTACTCCCCCGTACCAGCCAGACCATCAAAGAGCTTCCGGATCTGGCTCCTGTAATGTTCGGTCTGTTGCAACGAGTTTTACTGGAAGGAGGTAGGAATGGCTAA